GCGGGACACGATAATGAAGAAAAGTTCGATCATTGGTTTAGTGGTAATTGCCATCGCCATAGCAGTTGTTATCAGTACTTACACAAATACAAGCACTTACGGTAATTTTGCCGAAGCGCAAAAAAGTCAGACATCATTGCAGGTGGTTGGTCATTTAAGCAAAGAGAAACCTTTGTATTATGATGCTACTAAAGATGCCAACTACTTTTCTTTTTATATGAAAGATAAAGCGGGTAAAGAGTGTAAAGTAGTTTTCATTGGCACCAAACCGCAGGATTTTGAACGTTCCGAGCAAATTGTACTTACCGGCAAAATGAAGGGTAGCGAGTTTCTGGCATCAAAAATTTTGATGAAATGTCCATCTAAATATACCCAGGATAAACTAGAAGAAACCGAAGTTAAATCAACCCAGCAAGCCAGCATATAAACCTTCTTAATGAATACAGCTTTTAAAGGCGAACACCTGCTGCCCGGCCATCTTGGGCAATTTTTTATAGTCCTGGCGTTTGGCGGTGCCTTATTTTCTGCCATCTGTTATTATTTCGCGGCAACCGATGCTAACAAGCTCGATAAAACGTGGTTGCGCATGGGCCGTTTGGGCTACTGGTTAAACACCTTGTCTGTTGTAGGCATAGGTGTTTGCTTGTTCTATATTATTTACAAAGGCTTATTTGAGTATCACTACGCATGGGCGCACTCATCACGTTCGTTGCCTGTGTATTATATCATTTCCAGCTATTGGGAAGGACAAGAGGGCAGCTTCTGGCTGTGGACCTTCTGGCAAGCGGTACTGGGTAATATCCTGATCTGGAAAGCCGGATCATGGGAGCGCCCGGTAATGGCGGTCATCTCCCTGTCGCAAGCTTTGATTGCTTCGATGCTGTTGGGGGTAAACATCTTCAATGTACGTATTGGTAGCTCTCCATTTATTTTGCTGCGCGATGCCATTGAGGGCCCAATTTTCAGTCGCCCTAACTACATGGATTACATTAAAGACGGTAACGGCCTTAATCCGCTGCTGCAAAACTATTGGATGGTTATTCACCCGCCAACCTTGTTTTTGGGTTTTGCCAGCATGGTAGTGCCTTTTGCTTATGGTATTGCCGGTCTTTGGAAAAAACGTTATAAAGAGTGGGTTCAGCCTGCAATCTCATATGCGCTGTTTGCGGTAATGGTGCTGGGTACCGGTATCATTATGGGTTCGTTCTGGGCTTATGAGTCGCTCAACTTTGGCGGTTATTGGGCTTGGGACCCTGTGGAGAATGCTTCGCTGATTCCGTGGCTGACACTGATTGGTGCCGTTCACGTCATGATCGTTTACAAAAACTCTGGTCATGCTTACTTTACGGCTTTGTTGCTTACGCTTATCAGCTTTGTGCTGGTGTTGTATGCATCGTTCCTAACCCGTAGCGGTATTTTGGGCGAAACATCTGTACATGCCTTTACAGATTTGGGTATGTTCTGGCACCTGGTGATAGATGTAGGTGTGTTCTTTGCGCTGATGGTGGTGATGATCATCGTGCGCTGGAAAGAACTGCCGATTAGCAAAAAAGAGGAAGAAACCTACTCGCGCGAGTTCTGGATGTTTGTGGGCGCGGTATTCCTGGGCTTGTCTTGTTTGCAACTGGTGGCCTATACCTCCATCCCGGTGTGGAATAAAATGTTTGGTACAAACATTGCCCCGGTAGAAGATAAGGTAACTCTTTACAATACCCTGCAAGGTGCTTTTGCTGTGGTGATTACCTTATTCATCGGCTTCACCCAGTTCCTGAAATATAAAAAGACCGATACTGGTAAATTCTTTATCACCGCTTTGGTTTACCTGGTGTTCGCGGTACTGCTTAGCGCGGTGCTGGTTTACATAACCGGTATCTATAAGCTGAAATTTATTTTCTGGCTGGTAATGATTGGCGCGGTTTATGCGCTGGTAGCTAACGGCAAGGTTTTAGGCGATGCCTTTAAAGGCAAGTACAAACTGGCCGGATCTGCTGTGGCGCACATTGGTTTTGCCTTGTTGCTGGTTGGTGCCCTGATTTCTGCCGGTACCAGCAAAGTGGTATCGCAAAATACCAGCGGTGAGCAGTACAGTGCCGAGTTTGCCAAAGCCAATAACCCGGCCGAGAATATTATGCTCTACAAAAACGAGCCGGTAAAAATGGGTGGCTACGAAGTAACCTACGTTGGTGATTCTATAGCCTTACCAAATCACTATTTTAAAGTTGATTACAAGAAGCGCGATGCCAGTGGTAAAGTAACCGAAGAGTTTGTGCTGAAACCAAACTCGCAGGCCAACCGCAAGATGGGTTTAGTGTCATCGCCTGATACTAAACACTACCTGCTGCACGATTTGTACACACACGTGAGCATGGCGCCAATTAAATATGACGATGAGCTGAACGGTACCGCAGGCGACGCTGGTCACGGTAGTGAGGCTGACGATGACAAAAACTATGATCCACCGGTAGTACATCAGACTGCCGTGGGTGATACGATCCGCTTCCGCGAAGGTTATATGGTACTGAAAGCTTTGAATAGCCAGGCGCACGTACAAAACATCGCCCTGTCTGGCAACGATGTAGCGGTAGGTGCTCAATTGGAAATCGTGTCGCACGGCAAAACTTACACTACCGAGCCGGTATTCATGATCAAAAATGGTAACGGTTTTGACTTTGCACGCAAGGTAGAAGATATTGGCTTGAAAGTACGTTTAACCAAGCTGCTGGTAAAAGGCCAGGATGCCCGCGCCGAAATCAGCGTGTATCAACAGCCTGAAAGCAAAAAGCAATACATTGTAATGCGCGCCATCAGCTTCCCTTATATCAACTTCTTTTGGTCGGGCACCATCATCATGGTGATTGGTTTCCTGCTGTCTATCTTTAGAAGGAATAAGGAGATGAAGAAGTCTTGAACCAGGATTTTAAGGATTTAAAAGATTGACAGGATTAATTTTGAATATATCCTCTATTAAAAATTATAAAAACGTCGGCTATGAAGTAATATCCGGCGTTTTTACGTTTAAAGAAGTGCAATTGATGATTGCTAAACTGCAAGAGTTTAGCAGGCAGGACAATCCTTTATTCAGGCGTAGTGAGGATCTGTTCGCCATACGTCAATTCCTGAAACAATTTCCTGAATTGCTGCCGGTTGTCTTTAATGATCGATTAAAACGCGTTAT
This region of Mucilaginibacter yixingensis genomic DNA includes:
- a CDS encoding cytochrome c maturation protein CcmE, with translation MKKSSIIGLVVIAIAIAVVISTYTNTSTYGNFAEAQKSQTSLQVVGHLSKEKPLYYDATKDANYFSFYMKDKAGKECKVVFIGTKPQDFERSEQIVLTGKMKGSEFLASKILMKCPSKYTQDKLEETEVKSTQQASI
- the ccsA gene encoding cytochrome c biogenesis protein CcsA translates to MNTAFKGEHLLPGHLGQFFIVLAFGGALFSAICYYFAATDANKLDKTWLRMGRLGYWLNTLSVVGIGVCLFYIIYKGLFEYHYAWAHSSRSLPVYYIISSYWEGQEGSFWLWTFWQAVLGNILIWKAGSWERPVMAVISLSQALIASMLLGVNIFNVRIGSSPFILLRDAIEGPIFSRPNYMDYIKDGNGLNPLLQNYWMVIHPPTLFLGFASMVVPFAYGIAGLWKKRYKEWVQPAISYALFAVMVLGTGIIMGSFWAYESLNFGGYWAWDPVENASLIPWLTLIGAVHVMIVYKNSGHAYFTALLLTLISFVLVLYASFLTRSGILGETSVHAFTDLGMFWHLVIDVGVFFALMVVMIIVRWKELPISKKEEETYSREFWMFVGAVFLGLSCLQLVAYTSIPVWNKMFGTNIAPVEDKVTLYNTLQGAFAVVITLFIGFTQFLKYKKTDTGKFFITALVYLVFAVLLSAVLVYITGIYKLKFIFWLVMIGAVYALVANGKVLGDAFKGKYKLAGSAVAHIGFALLLVGALISAGTSKVVSQNTSGEQYSAEFAKANNPAENIMLYKNEPVKMGGYEVTYVGDSIALPNHYFKVDYKKRDASGKVTEEFVLKPNSQANRKMGLVSSPDTKHYLLHDLYTHVSMAPIKYDDELNGTAGDAGHGSEADDDKNYDPPVVHQTAVGDTIRFREGYMVLKALNSQAHVQNIALSGNDVAVGAQLEIVSHGKTYTTEPVFMIKNGNGFDFARKVEDIGLKVRLTKLLVKGQDARAEISVYQQPESKKQYIVMRAISFPYINFFWSGTIIMVIGFLLSIFRRNKEMKKS